Sequence from the Thermococcus sp. CX2 genome:
ATCGACACGGATTTTGCTTGAATATTTAGATATCGCAGTTGGATAGCCCTTAACAACCCTAACCATCTCCGCTAAAGTAAAGTCAAAAACTTTTATTTTGAATTGAGAATATTTTTTTATCATGTCGAAAAGTTCCTTTGTGGCTTTATTTCTCTCTTTTGTATGAAGTTCAAATAAACTGAACAGAAAATTAGAATCTAAGTAAATAGTCAATGGTGTGAACTTCTCTTTGATATTTTGATCTGTATGATCATAAAATAAAGCTATTGATATTATCGAGCCGAGAATTATCTCTTGAAATATCTCAAACATATCATCATTGTTTTCGTATATATGTTTGATGTATTTATAAATTTCAATGTCGAGCTTTCTCTGTTCTTTACTTTTCTCTTTTTCCTCAGGGAATGGGGAAATGTGGGACGACAAGAATCCAATTAGGAGATTGATATTGGACTCAATAAATCTGAAGAATCCCTCCTCTACTCTGTCTTTTTGATATTTTGGGGTGCTACTGGGTGAATTTCTATTAATAAATTCGGTCATGTCAAGCAAAAATTTGTTGAGTCTTCTTTTTTGTTTCTCCTCTATGTCGTCTATAGATTGTATGAATTCCAGCCCTTTTTTGGTAAGGACATATTCGTGTTTCTTGTTATTATATTCGATATACTCGTCTTTAATTGCCCTTTTTATTATTGTTTCGAGGGCGTATCTTGGAATATCAAATCCAAATCTGAGATTGATCATGTCCCTAATATCTTTGATCTTTGAATACGAGAAATCTTGGGGGAGAGCCCTAAGAACAAATGGGTAAAATACTTCAATATAATCATGGCCTTCCCTATGAAGGGCGTGAATTAGGGCATATGAGTATAATTTGGTTAAAGGTTGCATTGCTCTTCCTCCATGAAAATTGTATTATACATTCAGTCTAAAATAATAAACAAGCTCTTAGGTACATAAGATTTACGCAATTAAAGAACACTTATACCTTTGTGTTTTCATAATGCTAGCCTCCAACCCACCCAACAGGCTCTACCTCTATCGCCGCAACACCGTACTTCTTCTCCTTATCCTCGCTGTAGAACTTTCTGTAAACCTTCACGCCTTCCTCGATGCTATCTACTCCAGGCAGGACGTTCTCGAGGCCCTCTTTCTCAAGCATCTCTCTGAAGGAGGAGTAAACTCTGATGTCCTTCACGACCACCATGAGCTTGTTCTCGAAGATTATCGTATCGCCCGGCTTTATCCCCTGCCTCTTCTCGTCGTAGAGCCTTCCCTCGACCTTCTTCCTGCCCTCGGCTATTGCCTTGAGGTACTCCTCCTGAAGACCCATTCTCCACGTTGCCATACTCCCACCTCACACGAGGTACCTGACGATGCTCGGGCTTATCCTCAGGAGCTTCGCGAGGAGCTTCGGTCTTCTAAGTATGGCTTTGGCGGTCTTAACATGGTCGTCGAAGTCGGCCTGACTCTCTATTACTTTCTTTGCCTCCTCACTTCCGAGAACCTCAAAAACCTTTTCGATGTCATCCTGACTCAGGCCTTTGAAGACTTTCCTGAAGCGAAGCCCGAAAGATATCTGTCTCTTTATGCTCTTGCACAGCTTTTCATATTCCTCGGGCCTGCCTTCGAGAAGGGCGCTTCTGAGGGCGTGAGCGCAGATCATCCCGTACACTATTCCCCCCGCCGTCGT
This genomic interval carries:
- a CDS encoding ASCH domain-containing protein; translated protein: MATWRMGLQEEYLKAIAEGRKKVEGRLYDEKRQGIKPGDTIIFENKLMVVVKDIRVYSSFREMLEKEGLENVLPGVDSIEEGVKVYRKFYSEDKEKKYGVAAIEVEPVGWVGG